From a single Leopardus geoffroyi isolate Oge1 chromosome E1, O.geoffroyi_Oge1_pat1.0, whole genome shotgun sequence genomic region:
- the LOC123603149 gene encoding basic proline-rich protein-like: protein PPPPPPPPPPPPPPPPPPPPPPPPPPPPPPPPPPPPPPPPPPPPPPPPPPPPPPPPPPPPPPPPPPPPPPPPPPPPPPPPPPPPPPPPPPPPPPPPPPPPPPPPPPPPPPPPPPPPPPPPPPPPPPPPPPPPPPPPPPPPPPPPPPPPPPPPPPPPPPPPPPPPPPPPPPPPPPPPPPPPPPPPPPPPPPPPPPPPPPPPPPPPPPPPPPPPPPPPPPPPPPPPPPPPPPPPPPPPPPPPPPPPPPPPPPPPPPPPPPPPPPPPPPPPPPPPPPPPPPPPPPPPPPPPPPPPPPPPPPPPPPPPPPPPPPPPPPPPPPPPPPPPPPPPPPPPPPPPPPPPPPPPPPPPPPPPPPPPPPPPPPPPPPPPPPPPPPPPPPPPPPPPPPPPPPPPPPPPPPPPPPPPPPPPPPPPPPPPPPPPPPPPPPPPPPPPPPPPPPPPPPPPPPPPPPPPPPPPPPPPPPPPPPPPPPPPPPPPPPPPPPPPPPPPPPPPPPPPPPP, encoded by the coding sequence ccccccccccccccccccccccccccccccccccccccccccccccccccccccccccccccccccccccccccccccccccccccccccccccccccccccccccccccccccccccccccccccccccccccccccccccccccccccccccccccccccccccccccccccccccccccccccccccccccccccccccccccccccccccccccccccccccccccccccccccccccccccccccccccccccccccccccccccccccccccccccccccccccccccccccccccccccccccccccccccccccccccccccccccccccccccccccccccccccccccccccccccccccccccccccccccccccccccccccccccccccccccccccccccccccccccccccccccccccccccccccccccccccccccccccccccccccccccccccccccccccccccccccccccccccccccccccccccccccccccccccccccccccccccccccccccccccccccccccccccccccccccccccccccccccccccccccccccccccccccccccccccccccccccccccccccccccccccccccccccccccccccccccccccccccccccccccccccccccccccccccccccccccccccccccccccccccccccccccccccccccccccccccccccccccccccccccccccccccccccccccccccccccccccccccccccccccccccccccccccccccccccccccccccccccccccccccccccccccccccccccccccccccccccccccccccccccccccccccccccccccccccccccccccccccccccccccccccccccccccccccccccccccccccccccccccccccccccccccccccccccccccccccccccccccccccccccccccccccccccccccccccccccccccccccccccccccccccccccccccccccccccccccccccccccccccccccccccccccccccccccccccccccccccccccccccccccccccccccccccccccccccccccccccccccccccccccccccccccccccccccccccccccccccccccccccccccccccccccccccccccccccccccccccccccccccccccccccccccccccccccccccccccccccccccccccccccccccccccccccccccccccccccccccccccccccccccccccccccccccccccccccccccccccccccccccccccccccccccccccccccccccccccccccccccccccccccccccccccccccccccccccccccccccccccccccccccccccccccccccccccccccccccccccccccccccccccccccccccccccccccccccccccccccccc
- the LOC123603150 gene encoding basic proline-rich protein-like, whose protein sequence is PPPPPPPPPPPPPPPPPPPPPPPPPPPPPPPPPPPPPPPPPPPPPPPPPPPPPPPPPPPPPPPPPPPPPPPPPPPPPPPPPPPPPPPPPPPPPPPPPPPPPPPPPPPPPPPPPPPPPPPPPPPPPPPPPPPPPPPPPPPPPPPPPPPPPPPPPPPPPPPPPPPPPPPPPPPPPPPPPPPPPPPPPPPPPPPPPPPPPPPPPPPPPPPPPPPPPPPPPPPPPPPPPPPPPPPPPPPPPPPPPPPPPPPPPPPPPPPPPPPPPPPPPPPPPPPPPPPPPPPPPPPPPPPPPPPPPPPPPPPPPPPPPPPPPPPPPPPPPPPPPPPPPPPPPPPPPPPPPPPPPPPPPPPPPPPPPPPPPPPPPPPPPPPPPPPPPPPPPPPPPPPPPPPPPPPPPPPPPPPPPPPPPPPPPPPPPPPPPPPPPPPPPPPPPPPPPPPPPPPPPPPPPPPPPPPPPPPPPPPPPPPPPPPPPPPPPPPPPPPPPPPPPPPPPPPPPPPPPP, encoded by the coding sequence cccccccccccccccccccccccccccccccccccccccccccccccccccccccccccccccccccccccccccccccccccccccccccccccccccccccccccccccccccccccccccccccccccccccccccccccccccccccccccccccccccccccccccccccccccccccccccccccccccccccccccccccccccccccccccccccccccccccccccccccccccccccccccccccccccccccccccccccccccccccccccccccccccccccccccccccccccccccccccccccccccccccccccccccccccccccccccccccccccccccccccccccccccccccccccccccccccccccccccccccccccccccccccccccccccccccccccccccccccccccccccccccccccccccccccccccccccccccccccccccccccccccccccccccccccccccccccccccccccccccccccccccccccccccccccccccccccccccccccccccccccccccccccccccccccccccccccccccccccccccccccccccccccccccccccccccccccccccccccccccccccccccccccccccccccccccccccccccccccccccccccccccccccccccccccccccccccccccccccccccccccccccccccccccccccccccccccccccccccccccccccccccccccccccccccccccccccccccccccccccccccccccccccccccccccccccccccccccccccccccccccccccccccccccccccccccccccccccccccccccccccccccccccccccccccccccccccccccccccccccccccccccccccccccccccccccccccccccccccccccccccccccccccccccccccccccccccccccccccccccccccccccccccccccccccccccccccccccccccccccccccccccccccccccccccccccccccccccccccccccccccccccccccccccccccccccccccccccccccccccccccccccccccccccccccccccccccccccccccccccccccccccccccccccccccccccccccccccccccccccccccccccccccccccccccccccccccccccccccccccccccccccccccccccccccccccccccccccccccccccccccccccccccccccccccccccccccccccccccccccccccccccccccccccccccccccccccccccccccccccccccccccccccccccccccccccccccccccccccccccccccccccccccccccccccccccccccccccccccccccccccccccccccccccccccccccc